From Rutidosis leptorrhynchoides isolate AG116_Rl617_1_P2 chromosome 3, CSIRO_AGI_Rlap_v1, whole genome shotgun sequence, a single genomic window includes:
- the LOC139898732 gene encoding histone-lysine N-methyltransferase, H3 lysine-9 specific SUVH1-like, translated as MDRTFGSDSMPSGPVNKHTVLTVKPLRCLVPVFPVQPDSNAPPTSNFASVPPTGPFPPGAAPFFPFYSSNGSQNKPGSGRGHPIPSPVPISSFKSPVSKNGDVGSSRRTTRAHTLADEDDYSQSDGFENSFDRDNVEIGSDGNVKKQTVRRKTRNSGENVPDVDLDPIVAQLLRDFNLLEIDTRRQADSDKEYVDHVLVVYNLLRRKIAQLDDTKPAKNGAIRRADLKAGTLLMYKGARANAKKRFGGVAGVEIGDIFFFRMEICLVGLHAPSMAGIDYMGIKASGEDEPLAVSIVSSGGYDDEGDDGEVLIYSGQGGVQRKDKQVMDQQLVRGNLALEKSLHRANEVRVIRGLKDVANPTGKVYVYDGLYRIHESWIDKAKSGVNVFKYKLVRVPGQPEAFTLWKSIQLWKDGVTVRPGLILPDLTSGAESQPVCLVNEVDNEKGPSYFTYIKYVKYTKPFPVISSSSNCGCSIGCQPSTNCPCVQRNGGYMPYTSLGVLMSHNMLIHECSSSCDCPHNCRNRISQAGLKVRLEVFKTSNKGWGLRSWDPIRAGGFICEYAGVVQENVMDFDDDYVFDATRSFAPIEPMPSEEPVKFPYPLIISAKNEGNVGRFMNHSCSPNVYWQPIVRENVNGSYLHIGFYAIKHIPPMQELTYSYGMVSADRGGSRRKTCLCGSSQCNGYFY; from the coding sequence TTTTTCCAGTTCAACCCGATTCTAATGCACCACCAACTTCAAACTTCGCATCTGTTCCTCCAACGGGCCCATTTCCACCTGGCGCTGCACCGTTTTTCCCTTTTTATTCATCAAACGGGTCCCAAAACAAACCTGGATCAGGACGCGGTCACCCTATCCCGTCACCGGTCCCTATCAGTTCTTTCAAATCGCCAGTTTCAAAAAACGGTGATGTAGGGTCGTCAAGAAGGACCACGAGAGCACACACACTTGCAGACGAGGATGATTATAGTCAAAGTGATGGTTTTGAGAACAGTTTCGATAGGGATAACGTTGAAATTGGCAGTGATGGTAATGTGAAAAAACAGACAGTACGCAGAAAAACTAGAAATTCGGGCGAAAATGTTCCTGATGTTGACCTTGACCCGATAGTTGCTCAGTTATTAAGAGATTTCAATCTTTTGGAAATTGATACCCGTCGACAAGCTGATAGTGATAAGGAGTACGTTGACCATGTACTTGTGGTATATAATTTACTCAGAAGAAAAATAGCACAACTTGATGATACAAAGCCGGCAAAGAACGGTGCAATTCGACGTGCAGATTTAAAAGCGGGTACCCTTTTAATGTATAAAGGGGCCCGCGCGAATGCAAAGAAGAGGTTTGGTGGGGTCGCTGGTGTTGAAATTGGGGACATTTTCTTTTTTCGAATGGAGATATGTTTGGTTGGATTGCACGCACCAAGTATGGCGGGAATCGATTACATGGGTATTAAGGCTTCGGGTGAAGACGAACCGTTAGCGGTTAGTATCGTTTCGTCTGGCGGTTatgatgatgaaggtgatgatgGTGAGGTGTTGATTTACAGTGGACAAGGTGGGGTCCAGAGGAAAGATAAACAGGTGATGGATCAACAATTAGTTAGGGGTAACCTTGCGTTAGAAAAGAGTTTACATCGGGCTAATGAAGTTAGGGTTATTCGGGGGCTTAAAGATGTTGCTAATCCAACTGGGAAGGTGTATGTATATGATGGTTTGTATAGAATACATGAATCTTGGATTGATAAAGCTAAGTCTGGTGTTAATGTGTTTAAGTATAAGTTGGTTAGAGTGCCAGGTCAGCCTGAAGCGTTTACGTTGTGGAAATCGATACAGTTATGGAAAGATGGTGTTACGGTTCGACCCGGGTTAATTTTACCCGATTTGACATCTGGAGCTGAAAGTCAACCCGTTTGTCTTGTAAACGAAGTGGATAATGAAAAGGGCCCGTCTTATTTTACTTATATAAAATATGTTAAGTATACAAAACCGTTTCCTGTTATCAGTTCGTCTTCAAATTGCGGTTGCTCAATTGGGTGTCAACCTTCGACTAATTGCCCGTGTGTTCAACGAAACGGGGGGTACATGCCGTATACCTCGCTCGGTGTTCTTATGTCTCATAACATGTTGATTCATGAATGTAGTAGTTCGTGTGATTGTCCTCATAATTGTAGGAACCGAATTTCGCAAGCGGGTTTAAAAGTCCGTTTAGAGGTGTTTAAAACAAGTAATAAAGGTTGGGGACTTAGGTCGTGGGACCCGATTCGTGCGGGTGGTTTTATATGTGAATATGCAGGTGTAGTGCAGGAAAATGTAATGGattttgatgatgattatgtgtttgATGCTACGCGTTCGTTTGCGCCTATAGAGCCTATGCCTAGTGAGGAACCGGTTAAGTTTCCTTATCCGTTGATTATTAGTGCGAAAAACGAGGGAAATGTGGGTCGTTTTATGAACCATAGTTGTTCACCGAATGTGTATTGGCAACCGATTGTTCGTGAAAATGTCAATGGGTCGTATCTTCATATTGGGTTTTATGCGATTAAGCATATTCCTCCTATGCAGGAGTTAACGTACAGCTATGGAATGGTAAGCGCTGACAGAGGTGGGTCCCGGAGAAAAACATGTTTATGTGGATCGTCGCAATGCAATGGCTATTTTTACTAG